The Halalkalibacter krulwichiae genome has a segment encoding these proteins:
- a CDS encoding protein kinase domain-containing protein codes for MAEVHNIKQVGADENKSRISSFIKKNNKSLTLSLGEVSDLKQIGQGGNGLVYAGIQNGEEVAIKFLVVGKQSSKLERFKAEYFNVNLLEERINIVNYINYEEIQCEDGYLLPAIIMKRYEKALNKLKQDSPEISEKTFIRLFNFLLNTLEKIHQHGIIHRDIKPENILVTKETNFVLTDFGIANYNPELYTLKAKTEKKERLANYEFSAPEQAKKGAIPAPSMDIYALGQVCQWFVFGETHRGTNRRKITEVFKSDEAEVTENVINKCLYNNHEQRYQSISEIFQHIDQIKESRRKVDPFEEMYLFNNVIRATCPSVSLGLQFVEDEKYVKRLVENINKQNFKRKLWFNTGIGNSDFSKLKYLGDKKILLDYREIKVKGIWLFSGSVYDDLILIETEENEPFIIDGEETFSALIINNKHIVHGYHQNSGYIEIGDQVHSLSELEVEEHDRSNSYKYFFIGTQYHCSILWQNDAVLDEFQERGIVTEETVTQLIRDLRKKKHEEVVYRL; via the coding sequence ATGGCTGAAGTACATAATATTAAACAGGTTGGAGCAGATGAAAACAAAAGTAGAATAAGTAGTTTTATTAAAAAGAATAACAAATCTTTGACTTTGTCATTGGGTGAAGTTTCTGATTTAAAACAAATAGGTCAAGGTGGTAATGGGCTTGTCTATGCTGGAATTCAAAATGGTGAAGAAGTTGCGATCAAGTTTCTTGTGGTGGGTAAACAATCAAGTAAATTAGAGCGTTTTAAAGCGGAATATTTTAACGTTAATTTATTAGAAGAACGTATTAATATCGTCAATTATATAAATTATGAAGAAATACAGTGTGAAGATGGTTATTTATTACCAGCTATTATTATGAAAAGATATGAAAAAGCACTAAATAAATTAAAACAAGATTCACCGGAAATTAGTGAAAAGACCTTTATAAGGTTGTTTAACTTTTTACTCAATACTTTAGAAAAAATACACCAACATGGAATAATACATAGAGATATTAAGCCTGAAAATATTCTGGTGACAAAAGAAACCAACTTTGTTTTAACTGATTTTGGGATCGCTAACTATAATCCAGAGTTATATACACTAAAAGCAAAAACTGAAAAGAAAGAAAGATTAGCGAACTATGAGTTTTCGGCGCCTGAACAAGCAAAGAAAGGTGCTATTCCAGCTCCATCAATGGATATATACGCTCTTGGCCAAGTCTGCCAATGGTTTGTCTTTGGCGAAACCCATAGAGGTACAAATAGACGTAAAATTACTGAAGTCTTTAAATCAGATGAAGCAGAAGTTACTGAAAATGTAATTAATAAGTGCCTTTATAATAACCACGAACAAAGGTATCAAAGTATTAGTGAAATTTTTCAACATATTGATCAAATTAAGGAATCAAGAAGAAAAGTTGATCCTTTTGAAGAAATGTATTTATTTAATAATGTTATTAGAGCTACATGCCCTTCTGTCTCTTTAGGTCTACAGTTTGTTGAAGATGAGAAATATGTAAAAAGGCTTGTAGAAAATATCAATAAGCAAAACTTCAAACGTAAGCTTTGGTTTAATACTGGAATAGGAAACTCTGATTTCAGTAAACTAAAGTATTTGGGAGATAAAAAGATCCTATTAGATTATAGAGAAATTAAGGTAAAAGGAATATGGCTTTTTTCTGGTAGTGTTTATGATGATTTAATATTGATCGAAACAGAAGAAAATGAACCATTTATTATAGATGGAGAAGAGACTTTTAGTGCATTAATAATAAATAATAAACACATAGTACATGGCTATCACCAGAATTCAGGTTATATAGAAATTGGGGACCAAGTACATAGTCTTAGTGAACTCGAAGTAGAGGAACACGATAGATCAAATTCCTATAAATATTTTTTTATTGGCACTCAGTATCACTGTTCAATACTGTGGCAAAACGATGCTGTTTTAGATGAATTTCAAGAAAGAGGAATAGTTACCGAGGAAACGGTAACACAATTGATAAGAGATTTAAGAAAGAAAAAGCATGAAGAAGTAGTATATAGATTATAG
- a CDS encoding DUF5677 domain-containing protein gives MSLNDIEKMLQDLINQSIDEKIKNKEEIDEKRLISIIKKLYSKESVDEYANPIYLSLREKSPMMVEEERLIRQEFESRLQLRWLNAFYDLAAVIKISEESAMEIIDDYLENHAEQKDNKYSIPITFDILMKLFTKAIVVSKEIYTLLKAGFSDGAMSRWRTLHECNVFFRNLTSRYEDENFTNEVISKFADYSIVENYQEINNYLKKDDNFRVNQVEFDSITKDYQELLAKYGRHFSKPYSWAQSIFPHKSKIYFSDLEKNAGIDHLAIYYKLANYHIHASPTGLYNSLGNIEDERIKKYGYVFGPSNYGLSIPGQLTIISLMQISTSLLLLNSNIDRMIRATIFQKFVDDASSEFDRIQKEIEKEELNE, from the coding sequence ATGAGCCTCAATGATATAGAAAAAATGTTACAGGACTTAATTAATCAATCCATTGATGAAAAAATAAAAAATAAAGAAGAGATTGACGAAAAGAGACTTATATCGATTATAAAGAAACTCTATTCAAAAGAAAGCGTTGATGAATATGCCAACCCAATTTATTTATCGCTTAGAGAAAAGAGTCCTATGATGGTAGAGGAAGAAAGGTTAATTAGACAGGAATTTGAATCCCGACTTCAATTAAGATGGTTAAATGCATTCTATGATCTAGCTGCAGTTATCAAAATATCTGAAGAGAGTGCAATGGAAATTATTGACGATTACTTAGAAAATCATGCAGAACAAAAAGATAATAAATATTCTATACCTATTACTTTTGATATATTAATGAAACTTTTTACTAAAGCTATTGTGGTTAGTAAAGAAATATATACTTTGCTTAAAGCCGGTTTCTCAGATGGGGCGATGTCTAGATGGAGAACGCTACATGAATGTAATGTCTTTTTTAGGAATCTGACTTCAAGGTATGAAGATGAAAATTTTACAAATGAAGTAATAAGTAAATTTGCTGATTATTCAATTGTGGAAAATTATCAAGAAATCAATAATTACCTAAAAAAAGATGATAATTTTAGAGTTAACCAAGTGGAATTTGATAGTATTACAAAAGATTATCAAGAATTGTTAGCGAAGTATGGAAGACATTTTAGTAAACCATATTCTTGGGCACAAAGTATTTTCCCTCATAAGAGTAAGATTTACTTTAGTGACTTAGAAAAAAATGCAGGTATTGATCATCTAGCTATCTATTATAAGCTAGCAAATTACCATATACATGCAAGTCCCACCGGTTTATATAATAGTTTAGGAAATATTGAAGATGAAAGAATAAAAAAATATGGATATGTTTTTGGACCGAGTAATTATGGATTATCTATACCTGGTCAACTAACCATTATTTCACTAATGCAAATATCAACCTCTTTATTATTATTAAATTCGAATATCGATAGAATGATAAGGGCGACTATTTTTCAGAAATTTGTAGATGATGCATCTAGTGAATTTGACAGGATACAAAAGGAAATAGAAAAAGAGGAGTTAAATGAATAA
- a CDS encoding site-specific integrase — MASIQKRGKTYQYTVSHVVNGVSKPIRKGGFKTKKEAQVAAAEIETQLSKGILPHLKPAPIDEYFENWVKLYKRNLSTTTLLHYDYTLKAIREHFGSKPLQEIRRHDYQLFLNEFGANKSRETVEKVNTHIRSMVQDALEEGIIHLDFTRKAVLTWTVPAKKPEDKHLNYVETKHLKNAVYKLLDQGLGYYLILLALTSGVRFGELVGLTRKDFDFINNTILIEKTWGYMKRSPEGFGPPKNNASHRIIKIDEKTINAFRRLFETSPPNMYQLVFYSPQSMYKVISNTNANKLLLKTLTELGINPITMHGLRHTHASVLLYKKISINYVSERLGHKDIDTTYKYYSHVLKELREEDEKKTVDTFEDM; from the coding sequence ATGGCAAGCATTCAAAAGCGGGGAAAAACCTATCAATATACTGTTAGTCACGTGGTGAATGGAGTTTCAAAACCAATACGGAAAGGTGGCTTTAAGACAAAAAAAGAAGCTCAAGTAGCAGCAGCAGAAATAGAAACACAATTAAGTAAAGGTATTTTACCACATTTAAAACCTGCTCCAATTGATGAGTATTTTGAAAACTGGGTAAAACTATACAAAAGAAACCTCAGTACAACTACATTGCTTCATTATGACTATACGCTGAAGGCAATTCGAGAACATTTTGGCAGCAAACCGTTGCAGGAAATAAGGCGACATGACTACCAATTATTTTTAAATGAATTTGGAGCAAATAAATCTCGGGAGACAGTTGAGAAAGTGAACACGCATATCCGCTCGATGGTACAAGATGCTTTAGAGGAAGGAATTATTCATCTGGATTTTACGAGGAAAGCTGTGTTGACATGGACAGTACCAGCTAAAAAGCCAGAGGATAAACACTTAAATTATGTAGAAACTAAGCATTTGAAAAACGCAGTTTACAAACTTTTAGATCAAGGTTTAGGCTACTATTTAATATTATTAGCACTTACATCCGGCGTCCGTTTTGGAGAGTTAGTCGGATTAACAAGAAAGGACTTCGACTTCATAAATAACACGATATTGATTGAAAAGACGTGGGGTTACATGAAGCGATCACCAGAAGGGTTTGGTCCACCAAAAAACAACGCATCTCACCGCATAATCAAAATTGATGAAAAAACAATAAACGCATTTAGGAGATTGTTTGAAACATCACCACCGAATATGTATCAGTTAGTTTTTTATAGTCCCCAATCTATGTACAAAGTAATCAGTAATACTAATGCAAATAAACTATTACTTAAAACATTAACTGAACTAGGCATTAATCCAATTACAATGCATGGATTACGCCACACTCACGCAAGTGTTCTGCTTTATAAGAAAATTTCCATTAACTATGTGAGTGAACGGTTAGGCCACAAAGATATCGATACGACCTATAAATACTATTCCCATGTTCTGAAAGAATTACGGGAAGAAGATGAGAAGAAGACGGTTGATACTTTTGAGGATATGTAA
- a CDS encoding DUF771 domain-containing protein, with product MQKLIAKYKTQPNNSLSENNFLIDPSEVKTVQELSVSLNIPVPPDTVIISKTELEELQKLKLFGVYWAMNDLEKKVNRKSDWIKENILYRTKFKEILDSENGGFVFYPKPKGQTWSFHASKMAKFLDENFQRIFS from the coding sequence ATACAAAAGTTAATTGCCAAATACAAAACACAACCAAATAATAGTCTTAGTGAAAATAATTTCTTAATTGATCCAAGCGAAGTCAAAACCGTTCAAGAACTATCGGTAAGTTTAAATATCCCTGTTCCACCCGATACAGTAATCATTTCAAAGACGGAACTAGAAGAATTACAAAAATTAAAATTATTCGGAGTCTATTGGGCTATGAATGATCTTGAAAAGAAAGTGAATAGAAAATCAGATTGGATTAAAGAGAACATCCTCTATCGAACAAAGTTTAAGGAAATCCTCGATTCAGAAAATGGTGGGTTTGTTTTCTACCCAAAACCCAAAGGACAGACATGGTCATTTCATGCATCAAAAATGGCAAAATTTTTGGATGAGAATTTCCAACGAATTTTTTCTTGA
- a CDS encoding DUF4258 domain-containing protein, whose product MVRYTFAFTTHAKKRCIQRNIDRSQLCRHLLSIPYNEEKNKKREWPVPNSKLLVIFSDSDFQRIIITVSYQKIKKGRDRNEAEKN is encoded by the coding sequence ATGGTGCGATACACATTTGCTTTTACTACTCATGCTAAAAAACGGTGTATACAGCGTAATATTGATCGATCTCAGTTATGTCGGCACCTTCTTTCGATTCCATACAATGAAGAAAAAAATAAGAAAAGAGAGTGGCCGGTGCCGAACAGTAAATTGCTTGTTATTTTTTCGGATAGTGACTTTCAACGAATTATTATTACCGTGAGTTATCAGAAAATAAAAAAGGGGCGTGATCGTAATGAAGCGGAAAAAAATTGA
- a CDS encoding MerR family transcriptional regulator → MSNVMFIGEFSTALGLPTNTLESWVKRLEEHKLHFVNKDPVTNKRVYDEEDLKVFMYIKDQRKKDVPFHVIYKQISKEVQLRYEVVEDLVDDEEEIKSQLELFKMQLCYQVQDTLEDVLTERLIDFNKTVKGFIQELLEKELVKQELNVDHMQQELRVKIQRARLEEFITIHRYIAELEEHALYKWNNKPESERLKKVGWFKKAEDVEARNEFVKAYVNQYLGACIKKGLTCQRINEKGRGARF, encoded by the coding sequence ATGAGTAATGTAATGTTTATAGGTGAATTTTCCACAGCATTAGGCTTGCCTACCAATACGTTAGAAAGTTGGGTGAAACGACTTGAAGAACACAAACTACATTTCGTTAATAAAGACCCCGTTACAAATAAAAGGGTATACGATGAAGAAGATTTAAAGGTCTTTATGTATATAAAGGATCAAAGGAAAAAAGATGTACCTTTCCATGTAATTTATAAACAAATCAGTAAAGAAGTGCAATTGCGTTATGAGGTTGTTGAGGATTTAGTAGACGATGAAGAAGAAATAAAATCTCAATTAGAGTTATTTAAAATGCAATTGTGCTATCAAGTACAGGATACACTAGAAGATGTGTTGACAGAGCGCTTAATAGATTTCAATAAAACGGTTAAAGGGTTTATACAAGAACTTCTAGAGAAAGAACTCGTAAAACAGGAACTTAATGTAGACCACATGCAACAAGAGCTGCGTGTAAAAATACAACGCGCTAGATTGGAAGAGTTTATTACTATTCATAGGTATATTGCGGAGCTTGAGGAACATGCCCTCTATAAGTGGAATAACAAACCTGAATCAGAACGCCTGAAAAAGGTAGGTTGGTTTAAAAAAGCAGAGGATGTCGAAGCTCGTAATGAATTTGTAAAAGCATACGTAAATCAGTATTTAGGAGCTTGCATAAAAAAGGGTTTGACTTGTCAGAGAATTAACGAAAAAGGAAGAGGAGCTAGGTTTTAA
- a CDS encoding AAA domain-containing protein: MNSSNLDKERALRLFTYLKEFSMLETPLVRNVENYDDVLWFSEVPEEKECTTPLQDGDFHDVWIEIEKPIKPPVSSPSEKIVTWLESEDELNNENKEPKLVEQIPNPNYVEDDEDESPEPRYINLNDHPEITNEFQKYMENEWMPWKEEVFRFKKVQSIYTDLFSIYQKHKNLGEQFELIVGVGLLNWKSPNGQIVHCHLLNVPATFGFDADTGVITVVPTAQGINPDLEQDMLELEDRLDSSSLQPVIELIHLLQENFWDKTTQDTILRSYVQSLSAEGVYYEEEIENKHNFANEPIVLYSPALILRKRVEKGFQQACTKIIDNIESDPSSIPQGVTRIFKTMDDLQPNGIEGMDTGVEAEDNIIYFPKEANEEQEKIISRLSSRNGVIVQGPPGTGKSHTIANLTSHLLATGKRVLITSETDRALKVLKAKLPKELQGLCVSLLGADSQSFKDLEHVIHMISNERDDWDPDVTQKEIENILKSSMI, encoded by the coding sequence ATGAACTCTTCTAACTTAGATAAAGAGCGGGCTTTGCGTTTATTTACATATTTGAAAGAATTTTCGATGCTGGAGACTCCTTTAGTTCGTAACGTGGAAAACTACGACGATGTTTTGTGGTTTTCTGAAGTTCCTGAAGAAAAGGAATGTACCACCCCATTACAAGATGGAGATTTTCATGATGTATGGATAGAAATCGAAAAGCCAATTAAGCCTCCTGTCTCTTCGCCATCTGAGAAAATAGTTACTTGGTTAGAATCAGAAGATGAATTAAATAATGAAAATAAAGAGCCTAAGCTGGTTGAACAAATTCCTAATCCTAACTATGTTGAAGATGATGAGGATGAATCACCAGAACCAAGATACATAAATTTAAACGACCATCCTGAAATTACTAATGAATTTCAAAAATACATGGAAAACGAGTGGATGCCTTGGAAAGAAGAGGTATTTCGCTTTAAGAAAGTTCAATCGATCTATACAGATTTATTCTCCATTTACCAAAAGCATAAAAATTTAGGTGAACAATTTGAGCTGATTGTAGGTGTTGGTTTATTGAACTGGAAGTCACCGAATGGGCAAATTGTCCATTGCCACCTATTAAATGTTCCGGCAACATTTGGTTTTGATGCGGATACTGGTGTAATAACGGTTGTTCCTACTGCTCAAGGGATTAATCCAGACTTAGAACAAGATATGTTGGAGTTAGAAGATCGGCTCGATAGTTCTTCACTTCAGCCGGTTATTGAATTGATCCATTTATTACAAGAAAACTTCTGGGACAAGACCACACAAGATACCATTTTAAGATCCTACGTGCAATCATTATCTGCTGAAGGTGTTTACTATGAAGAAGAAATAGAAAATAAACATAATTTTGCAAATGAACCTATTGTTTTATACAGTCCAGCATTAATCTTAAGGAAAAGGGTGGAAAAAGGCTTTCAACAAGCTTGTACGAAAATTATAGATAATATAGAGAGTGATCCTAGTTCCATACCACAAGGAGTAACCCGCATTTTTAAAACTATGGATGACTTACAACCCAATGGTATAGAGGGAATGGACACTGGTGTGGAAGCAGAGGACAATATTATCTATTTTCCGAAAGAAGCCAATGAAGAACAGGAAAAAATTATTTCCAGGTTAAGTAGTCGAAATGGAGTGATTGTTCAAGGTCCACCTGGGACTGGGAAAAGTCATACGATTGCTAACTTAACCTCACACTTACTAGCAACTGGAAAAAGAGTGCTGATTACTTCAGAAACGGACCGTGCGTTAAAAGTTTTAAAGGCTAAACTTCCTAAAGAGCTTCAAGGTCTTTGTGTGAGTTTATTAGGGGCGGATTCACAATCGTTTAAGGATTTAGAACACGTGATACATATGATTTCTAATGAACGTGATGATTGGGATCCGGATGTGACACAAAAAGAAATCGAAAACATATTAAAAAGCTCCATGATTTAA
- a CDS encoding ATP-binding protein, with translation MGSGCDTKRNRKHIKKLHDLKQHEAALKHQLRSIRESETYKHHLIDGAYVGTAQNIAQQLRKDSDQYGWISDNVPLDYKFPLTNDEIMELVSLFDEIDSNIEEQLKRTFPDSKSLLTPEEFTGLTYREYSLREQLTKHQHIPEEELKPFYRYSNATRNELFSTTEEVLSIIKLLENKSETWIQRVLDDLSNKKAQAWKEFYQQVEALLNEVSELSKKHSLVVVTGLSERPLNDVKSDTSLLRKHLESGKGLGFPLIRPKVVKDSWYIVKDVKIDGRKCDNLESLIRLEEVLTVDCAINLMNHLMNDQLNTELPKKTGRGLTIAAIKNELEIFNEIMKLGDLLEEIPLELSNNLSKDSLLSLKNKLELVAVKVEIKTIEESLNNMLEILGRVETDTHDVVERIRTSITKRNIEEYVTSYDQLIQLEHYATKSNRFSKLKMLLKESLPALYDELSHSTNYVEWKNRIEYFNKALNWAKVNTWLNNFINFDVEQLTKDLEKVAKDIKTTLTELGANKAWSSTLINMTETQRQHLIAWSTAVRKAGKKTGPHAPRHLKDAQYHMTYCRDAIPAWVLPLYRVFDTFKMEPNLFDVAIIDEASQSGPEAVILKYLSKKLIVVGDNKQISPEYVGLNRNAVNYLRKEYLFDFDIADMLDGDTSFFDLSNVLFGGRITLREHFRCMPEIIEFSNKISYTNTPLTP, from the coding sequence TTGGGATCCGGATGTGACACAAAAAGAAATCGAAAACATATTAAAAAGCTCCATGATTTAAAACAGCATGAAGCAGCTTTAAAACATCAACTTCGATCAATAAGAGAAAGTGAAACGTATAAGCATCACCTAATAGATGGAGCTTATGTAGGTACTGCTCAAAACATAGCCCAACAATTACGAAAAGATAGTGATCAGTACGGGTGGATTTCGGATAATGTTCCTTTAGATTATAAGTTTCCATTAACTAATGATGAAATTATGGAATTAGTTAGTCTTTTCGATGAGATTGATTCGAACATAGAGGAACAGTTAAAACGTACCTTTCCAGACTCTAAGAGTTTATTGACTCCTGAGGAATTTACTGGACTCACATATAGGGAATATTCACTACGAGAACAACTAACTAAACATCAGCACATTCCTGAAGAAGAGCTAAAGCCGTTTTATCGTTACTCTAATGCAACAAGAAATGAGTTATTTTCAACTACTGAAGAAGTTCTTTCTATTATAAAACTACTGGAAAATAAGAGTGAAACTTGGATTCAGCGAGTTTTAGATGATTTATCAAATAAAAAGGCACAAGCGTGGAAAGAATTTTATCAGCAAGTTGAGGCACTACTTAATGAAGTTAGTGAATTATCAAAAAAGCATAGTCTTGTAGTAGTGACTGGTCTTTCTGAACGACCACTAAATGACGTGAAGTCAGATACATCTTTACTACGTAAACACCTAGAGAGTGGTAAAGGGCTAGGCTTTCCATTAATTCGTCCAAAAGTGGTAAAGGATTCTTGGTATATCGTAAAAGATGTAAAGATAGATGGAAGGAAATGCGATAACCTCGAAAGCCTTATAAGGTTGGAAGAAGTGTTAACAGTCGACTGTGCGATTAATTTAATGAATCATTTAATGAATGACCAACTGAACACAGAGCTTCCCAAGAAAACAGGTCGAGGATTAACCATAGCAGCTATAAAAAATGAATTAGAGATTTTTAATGAAATAATGAAGTTGGGAGATTTGCTTGAAGAAATTCCATTAGAGTTGTCAAATAATCTATCGAAAGATTCCCTTTTATCCTTAAAAAACAAACTTGAATTAGTTGCTGTTAAAGTTGAAATAAAAACTATCGAAGAATCGTTAAATAATATGCTTGAAATTTTGGGACGAGTAGAGACAGATACGCATGATGTTGTTGAACGAATCAGGACATCGATTACAAAAAGGAACATAGAAGAGTATGTTACCTCCTATGATCAATTAATACAATTAGAACATTATGCAACTAAATCCAACCGTTTCAGCAAATTAAAAATGCTATTAAAAGAAAGTCTGCCAGCCCTTTACGATGAACTTAGCCATTCCACAAATTATGTTGAATGGAAGAACAGGATAGAGTATTTTAATAAAGCATTGAATTGGGCGAAGGTGAATACTTGGTTAAATAACTTTATCAATTTCGATGTGGAGCAATTAACGAAAGACCTAGAAAAAGTTGCGAAAGATATTAAAACAACACTCACAGAACTAGGTGCTAATAAAGCATGGAGTTCTACATTAATAAATATGACAGAGACACAACGCCAGCATTTAATCGCTTGGTCAACTGCTGTTAGAAAAGCAGGGAAAAAAACAGGACCTCATGCACCAAGACATTTAAAAGATGCTCAATACCATATGACTTATTGTCGTGATGCCATACCAGCTTGGGTGTTGCCTTTGTATCGAGTTTTTGACACATTTAAAATGGAACCGAATTTATTTGATGTGGCAATTATTGATGAAGCGAGTCAATCAGGGCCAGAGGCTGTTATTCTAAAGTATTTATCAAAAAAATTAATAGTTGTTGGTGATAATAAACAAATTAGTCCTGAGTATGTTGGTCTAAATAGGAATGCTGTTAACTATCTACGTAAAGAATACTTATTTGATTTTGATATAGCAGATATGCTCGATGGTGATACTTCATTCTTTGACCTATCTAACGTTCTTTTTGGAGGAAGAATTACATTACGGGAGCATTTTCGATGTATGCCGGAAATTATTGAATTCTCAAATAAAATAAGTTATACAAATACACCATTAACTCCTTGA
- a CDS encoding AAA domain-containing protein — MNRPEAEAVVEQIKNCINDPRYNGKTMGVISLQNIGQAQEIHRLLVNEIGTEEMERRNLICGDAYAFQGDERDIIFLSLVAAPGETALKAINSDKDTRRFNVAVSRAKDQLWLFHTPTVNDIRNKSCLRYQLIAYCQNPSKETMESNREKCESDFERAVFDQISTRGFNVVPQHEVAGFRIDLVVEGTTGRIAVECDGDQWHGPERYDYDMNRQRILERCGWKFWRVRGSEYYRSPETALDLLWETLDFYEIRPEGFEKEPMEEDNFDECSSSKNQQNSDKLASSIKTKSISLKKKNPQNKGKKKDKITQESQGNHVSNKVEQMYLFSGDEQEQLSLFEEEISTPIVTISEDESLKMNDIKFNQSPTLKSYLKSEGFEVIDKRSKGGALWIIEEEALTPIIQQLKRQGIEFTYSKNGGLATKQKSAWFTSYKD, encoded by the coding sequence TTGAACCGTCCAGAGGCTGAGGCTGTTGTTGAACAAATAAAGAATTGTATAAATGACCCGCGTTATAATGGTAAAACGATGGGAGTAATTAGTCTTCAAAATATTGGTCAAGCCCAAGAAATTCACAGATTGTTAGTAAATGAAATTGGAACAGAAGAAATGGAACGAAGAAACCTTATTTGCGGTGATGCATATGCATTCCAAGGGGACGAACGAGACATCATCTTTTTAAGTTTAGTTGCAGCACCTGGAGAAACAGCGTTGAAAGCAATCAATTCTGATAAAGATACACGCCGATTTAACGTTGCAGTTAGTCGTGCTAAAGATCAGCTTTGGTTATTCCATACTCCTACAGTTAATGACATTAGAAATAAATCATGTTTACGTTACCAATTAATAGCTTATTGCCAAAATCCATCTAAAGAGACAATGGAATCTAATCGTGAAAAATGTGAAAGTGACTTCGAAAGGGCCGTTTTTGATCAAATATCAACAAGAGGATTTAATGTGGTTCCTCAACATGAAGTTGCCGGCTTCCGAATTGATTTGGTTGTTGAAGGTACAACTGGAAGAATCGCTGTTGAATGTGATGGGGATCAGTGGCATGGTCCGGAACGTTATGATTACGACATGAATAGACAAAGAATTCTAGAAAGATGTGGTTGGAAATTCTGGCGTGTTAGAGGGAGCGAGTATTATCGAAGTCCTGAAACAGCACTTGATTTACTGTGGGAAACATTAGACTTTTATGAAATAAGGCCAGAAGGTTTCGAAAAAGAGCCTATGGAAGAAGACAATTTTGATGAATGTAGTTCATCCAAAAATCAACAAAACAGTGATAAATTGGCGAGCTCTATTAAGACTAAATCCATCTCTTTAAAGAAAAAAAATCCACAAAATAAAGGCAAGAAGAAGGATAAAATAACCCAAGAAAGCCAGGGTAACCATGTGTCAAATAAGGTGGAACAAATGTACCTATTCTCCGGAGACGAACAAGAGCAACTATCCTTGTTTGAGGAAGAAATTAGTACACCAATTGTTACCATCTCCGAGGATGAATCTTTAAAGATGAACGATATAAAGTTTAACCAGTCACCGACTCTAAAGTCTTACTTAAAAAGTGAAGGTTTTGAAGTAATCGATAAGCGATCAAAAGGTGGTGCTTTATGGATAATTGAAGAAGAAGCGCTAACCCCAATAATACAACAATTAAAAAGGCAAGGGATTGAATTTACCTACTCTAAAAACGGAGGTCTTGCAACAAAACAGAAATCTGCTTGGTTTACATCATATAAAGATTAA
- a CDS encoding DUF1819 family protein, which produces MNYAATFMTEAWFETEMRTVIQLKKEGLTRAEILEKLIEENTFQMRSVDSIKARFQLVYRRVNALDEELSNLFLQSHAYDMKAINLYTFLKIYRIPYEFFLEVIVPNSQINQQTFVRSDFYYFFEKKEVQSEIVMKWKESTKKRLISAMLQFFRESALINQEDKNTFKIVPLHMSSELKEYAEKNDRLLSLMATLK; this is translated from the coding sequence ATGAATTATGCAGCAACATTTATGACGGAAGCTTGGTTTGAAACAGAAATGCGTACGGTGATTCAACTGAAAAAAGAAGGGCTTACTCGTGCGGAGATTCTTGAAAAGCTTATTGAAGAAAACACCTTCCAAATGAGAAGTGTAGATAGTATTAAAGCTCGTTTTCAGTTGGTATATAGACGAGTCAATGCATTAGATGAAGAGTTATCGAATTTATTCCTACAAAGTCATGCATACGACATGAAGGCAATCAATCTATATACCTTTTTAAAAATATATCGAATCCCATATGAATTCTTTTTAGAAGTAATTGTACCTAACTCTCAAATAAATCAGCAAACATTTGTAAGAAGTGACTTTTATTATTTCTTTGAGAAGAAAGAAGTCCAGTCAGAGATAGTGATGAAGTGGAAAGAATCCACGAAGAAGCGTCTTATTAGTGCGATGTTACAATTCTTTAGAGAGAGTGCTTTAATTAATCAAGAAGATAAAAATACGTTTAAAATTGTTCCTTTACATATGAGTTCAGAACTAAAAGAATATGCCGAGAAGAACGATAGACTTCTTTCTCTTATGGCGACGTTAAAGTAG